From a single Anaerolineaceae bacterium oral taxon 439 genomic region:
- a CDS encoding MBL fold metallo-hydrolase, producing the protein MKAVMIRPNVYWAGVNDRTSELFEGLWSIRDSGVSINSYVILDEKKVLIDCSCEICTEPYVQMIESLVPLKEIDYVVLNHLEPDHTGALMYLRQANPDITYIGTKKAAEIIANFYEIRDHFQIVGDGEELRLGEFTLKFAAIPFVHWPETMATYLVEEKILFPCDAFGGYGALPGTVFDDECSQVEKFEQDTLRYYSNIVAGFSANTKKAIEKLSGYPIEVVAPSHGLVWRKRPERIVELYKKWVQYAESGREKAVTLVYATMYGNTASFAEMTQQAIAAKGLPVEMFNVQTTDIGEILASVWKNQGIVVCAPTYEGSLFPEMVNFLNMMKIKKVFCRTSAYFGSFGWGSMAKKQFEAYAGELKWSVVDNYQFYGKPKTTDFDRLPAFAEKFAAEIRAAA; encoded by the coding sequence ATGAAGGCAGTCATGATACGCCCAAACGTCTATTGGGCAGGCGTTAACGATCGGACCTCCGAGTTATTCGAGGGCCTCTGGTCGATCCGCGACAGCGGGGTTTCGATCAACAGTTACGTGATTCTGGACGAAAAGAAAGTTTTGATCGATTGTTCCTGCGAGATCTGTACGGAGCCATATGTCCAGATGATTGAGTCGCTCGTCCCGTTGAAGGAGATCGACTATGTCGTCCTGAACCATCTTGAACCGGATCATACCGGCGCGCTGATGTATTTGCGTCAGGCGAACCCGGATATTACGTATATCGGAACGAAGAAGGCCGCGGAGATTATCGCGAATTTCTATGAAATCAGGGATCATTTCCAGATCGTCGGGGATGGCGAGGAGCTCAGGCTGGGAGAATTCACGCTGAAATTTGCGGCGATCCCGTTTGTGCATTGGCCGGAAACGATGGCGACGTACCTGGTTGAAGAAAAGATCCTGTTCCCCTGCGACGCGTTCGGCGGGTACGGCGCGCTTCCCGGGACCGTTTTTGACGACGAATGCTCTCAGGTTGAAAAGTTCGAGCAGGATACGCTCCGATATTATTCAAATATCGTCGCGGGCTTCAGCGCCAATACGAAAAAAGCGATCGAAAAATTATCGGGGTATCCGATCGAGGTGGTCGCTCCGTCGCATGGTCTCGTTTGGCGGAAGCGTCCGGAACGGATCGTCGAGCTGTATAAAAAATGGGTCCAGTACGCGGAAAGCGGGCGCGAGAAGGCGGTTACGCTCGTTTATGCGACAATGTACGGGAATACGGCCTCCTTCGCCGAGATGACGCAGCAGGCGATCGCGGCGAAGGGCCTGCCGGTTGAGATGTTTAATGTGCAGACGACGGATATCGGCGAAATTTTAGCGTCGGTCTGGAAGAATCAGGGGATTGTCGTCTGCGCGCCGACGTACGAGGGGTCGCTCTTTCCGGAAATGGTTAACTTTTTGAACATGATGAAAATCAAGAAGGTTTTCTGTCGGACGTCGGCATATTTTGGCTCGTTCGGCTGGGGCTCAATGGCGAAGAAGCAATTCGAAGCGTATGCCGGGGAGTTAAAATGGAGCGTCGTCGATAATTATCAGTTCTATGGCAAGCCGAAAACGACTGACTTCGATCGTCTCCCGGCGTTCGCTGAAAAGTTTGCGGCGGAAATTCGCGCGGCGGCGTAA
- a CDS encoding MBL fold metallo-hydrolase has product MSIIDYFAMNVVPKMYRGKGALHPAATGELGFGVRCVREYDVNIFFIQGDRHLVAIDAGYKNYPRLGEKCRRIGVDPADVTDLFLTHSDPDHAGGLDARCVDPFKNARIYLGKLEENYLTNTWHRKKIGPIGLKNPVRISKEYRLLEDGETVTLGDLKITSLLVPGHTLGHTAYLINDRLLFTGDSLAINETGGYCFFDIFNQDSDLNKKSLAHLGERMAGYDLKAVFTSHNGWTEDVKGAFAHVNTIPVISKANPFDKTAPYDCFEEQE; this is encoded by the coding sequence ATGAGTATTATAGATTATTTCGCGATGAATGTCGTGCCGAAAATGTACCGCGGAAAAGGCGCGCTGCACCCTGCGGCCACAGGGGAGCTTGGCTTTGGGGTCCGTTGTGTCCGCGAATATGACGTCAACATCTTCTTTATTCAGGGAGATCGGCATCTTGTCGCCATCGACGCGGGATATAAAAACTACCCGCGGCTGGGGGAGAAATGCCGCAGGATCGGCGTCGATCCTGCGGATGTGACGGATCTGTTTCTGACGCATTCGGATCCCGACCATGCCGGCGGTCTTGATGCGCGGTGCGTGGATCCGTTCAAAAACGCCAGAATATATCTGGGAAAGCTGGAGGAAAATTATCTGACAAACACATGGCATCGCAAGAAAATTGGGCCGATCGGACTGAAAAACCCTGTGCGGATTTCAAAAGAATATCGGCTCCTTGAGGACGGAGAAACGGTGACGCTTGGTGATCTGAAGATCACGTCGCTGCTGGTTCCGGGGCATACTCTCGGGCATACCGCTTATCTTATAAATGACAGGCTTCTGTTTACTGGGGATTCGCTTGCTATTAACGAAACCGGCGGTTACTGCTTCTTCGATATTTTTAATCAGGACAGTGATCTGAACAAAAAGTCTCTGGCGCATCTGGGGGAGCGTATGGCTGGTTATGACCTGAAGGCCGTTTTCACCTCTCATAACGGATGGACAGAAGACGTGAAGGGAGCTTTTGCCCATGTGAATACTATCCCCGTCATTTCAAAAGCGAATCCCTTCGATAAGACAGCGCCGTACGATTGCTTTGAGGAGCAGGAATAA
- a CDS encoding AAA family ATPase, with translation MEIKRDLYLQRLIDRMHNGMIKVVTGIRRCGKSYLILKIFRDYLFGIGVDPSHILQVALDLRENAPLRDPDAILAHIRSLLLNDGQWTYIFLDEVQLLPEFEDVLNSLLHIPTVDVYVTGSNSRFLSKDVITEFRGRGDEVHLFPLSFREFMSVYTGDVYHGWADYVLYGGLPMVSGMRTEAQKIGYLTSLFEETYLRDILDRYHIEKIHEMNDLINVLASGVGSLTNPSKIQATFKSVLHSDISINTIHKYLSYLRDAYIVEEAHRYDVKGRRYIGTPLKYYFEDIGLRNARLGFRQTEETHLMENVIYNELRIRGYQVDVGVVQRSFRGDDGKTDRRQLEIDFLANLGSKRYYLQSAYSLPDREKVLQEKMPLISANDDFKKIVIVKDVIRPQRDERGIVTMSVYDFLLNENSLEL, from the coding sequence ATGGAGATTAAACGCGACCTGTATTTGCAAAGACTGATTGACCGGATGCATAATGGCATGATCAAGGTGGTTACCGGAATTCGCCGCTGCGGAAAGTCTTATCTGATATTAAAAATTTTCAGAGATTATCTTTTCGGGATTGGCGTTGATCCGTCGCATATTCTTCAGGTTGCGCTGGATCTTCGGGAGAACGCCCCTCTTCGGGACCCTGACGCGATTCTGGCTCATATTCGTTCGCTTCTTCTCAACGATGGCCAATGGACTTATATTTTTCTGGATGAAGTTCAGCTGCTGCCCGAATTTGAGGATGTGTTGAATTCATTGCTGCATATTCCGACTGTCGACGTGTACGTAACGGGAAGTAATTCCAGATTTTTATCAAAGGACGTTATAACGGAATTCCGCGGTCGCGGAGACGAGGTCCATCTTTTTCCGCTCAGTTTTCGCGAGTTCATGAGCGTTTATACGGGCGACGTCTATCATGGCTGGGCTGATTACGTCTTATATGGCGGGCTGCCGATGGTATCGGGCATGCGAACCGAGGCGCAGAAGATCGGTTACCTGACAAGTTTATTCGAAGAGACCTATTTAAGAGATATTCTTGACAGGTATCATATCGAAAAGATTCATGAAATGAACGACCTGATCAACGTTCTGGCGTCCGGGGTGGGGTCGCTGACGAATCCGTCGAAGATTCAGGCGACGTTCAAGAGCGTCCTTCATTCAGATATCAGTATTAATACGATTCATAAATACCTCTCTTATCTGAGAGACGCGTATATTGTGGAGGAGGCGCATCGTTACGACGTTAAGGGACGCCGCTATATTGGCACGCCGCTGAAATATTATTTTGAGGATATCGGGCTTCGGAACGCGCGTCTTGGATTTCGTCAGACTGAAGAGACGCATCTGATGGAGAACGTTATTTATAATGAGCTGCGAATCCGCGGTTATCAGGTCGACGTTGGGGTCGTGCAGAGGAGCTTCCGCGGCGACGACGGAAAAACTGATCGGAGGCAGCTTGAAATCGACTTTCTTGCGAACCTTGGGAGTAAACGTTATTACCTGCAATCCGCGTACAGCCTTCCAGACAGAGAAAAGGTTTTGCAGGAGAAAATGCCGCTGATCAGCGCGAATGACGATTTTAAGAAAATCGTCATCGTGAAAGACGTTATCCGTCCGCAGCGCGACGAGCGGGGAATCGTGACGATGAGTGTGTATGATTTTCTGCTGAATGAGAACAGTCTTGAACTATGA